A stretch of Endozoicomonas sp. SCSIO W0465 DNA encodes these proteins:
- a CDS encoding MATE family efflux transporter: protein MSVHTTDETMTSGSTTVDFFRFVVPSILGLVALSSAGIVDGIFVGNYVGATALAAVNLVVPLYSVFFGLCVMMLVGGAVVAGKALGAGDTRTASNIFTKSLTVVVIFALIVASLACYFAGNIAAFVGAEGEALPLTTDYIRVISPFMFFMGLAYALSSFSRVDDAPNYALFGLVLIAFTNIVLDALFIKVWGWGISGAAFASGIAYMVGTAFLMVRFFGKQARIRLIKPYGSWCELFRAAYNGFSEFINEMSSGLIMFVINWILMIEAGTTGVAAFTIVNYILWLSIMMAYGTAEALGPLVSVNFGARKPERIANFMRLAVGLAVLLGITFATALLVYPEALASVFIQSDEVATLALTLSIIAVIWPAFLFNGINITLSGYFTGMHAATQSALIAISRSLVLPLVLIILFWKTLGLEGAFLALPIAEILTFALSVALFYRATPGVMVDKDRVTYDSGSVKL from the coding sequence ATGTCAGTTCACACTACTGATGAAACAATGACCTCCGGCAGTACCACGGTGGATTTTTTCCGTTTTGTTGTGCCATCCATACTGGGTCTGGTGGCGCTGTCTTCAGCGGGCATTGTTGATGGTATCTTTGTTGGTAATTACGTGGGGGCAACAGCCCTGGCCGCAGTTAACCTGGTGGTACCACTCTATTCGGTGTTCTTTGGTCTCTGTGTCATGATGCTGGTCGGGGGGGCTGTGGTTGCCGGTAAAGCCCTGGGGGCAGGCGATACACGCACGGCATCCAATATTTTTACCAAATCCCTGACGGTGGTTGTTATCTTTGCCCTCATCGTGGCCAGTCTGGCATGCTATTTTGCCGGGAATATTGCCGCTTTTGTGGGCGCCGAAGGGGAAGCACTGCCGCTGACCACAGATTATATCCGTGTTATTTCGCCCTTTATGTTTTTTATGGGGCTGGCTTATGCACTGTCGTCTTTTTCCCGGGTTGATGATGCACCAAATTATGCGTTATTCGGGCTGGTACTTATTGCGTTCACTAACATCGTGCTGGATGCGTTGTTTATCAAAGTATGGGGCTGGGGGATCAGTGGTGCAGCATTTGCCAGTGGTATTGCTTACATGGTGGGTACTGCGTTTCTGATGGTACGATTTTTCGGTAAACAGGCCCGCATTCGGTTGATTAAACCCTATGGTTCCTGGTGTGAACTGTTCCGGGCCGCCTATAACGGTTTTTCCGAGTTCATTAATGAGATGTCCAGTGGACTGATCATGTTTGTTATCAACTGGATTCTGATGATCGAAGCAGGCACAACGGGCGTTGCTGCCTTTACCATTGTCAACTATATCCTGTGGCTCAGTATCATGATGGCCTACGGTACTGCAGAAGCCCTGGGTCCTCTTGTCAGCGTTAACTTTGGTGCCAGAAAGCCAGAGCGTATCGCAAACTTTATGAGACTGGCTGTTGGTCTTGCTGTTCTGTTAGGTATTACCTTTGCGACAGCTCTGCTGGTTTATCCTGAGGCGTTGGCCAGTGTCTTTATCCAGAGTGACGAAGTGGCTACGCTGGCTCTGACCCTGTCGATCATCGCCGTTATCTGGCCTGCCTTTCTGTTTAACGGTATCAATATTACCCTGTCCGGCTATTTTACCGGGATGCATGCAGCTACCCAGTCGGCCCTGATTGCCATCAGCCGCTCCCTGGTTCTGCCGCTGGTGCTGATCATTCTGTTCTGGAAAACCCTGGGACTTGAAGGAGCATTTCTTGCCTTGCCGATAGCAGAAATACTGACGTTTGCTCTTAGTGTTGCCCTGTTTTACCGGGCAACACCGGGGGTGATGGTTGATAAAGATAGGGTTACTTACGATAGCGGGAGCGTTAAGCTGTGA
- a CDS encoding TetR family transcriptional regulator, with translation MSYLPKDEKRKAILEATLSLVVSCGFAGITARKVAEAMGAATGTIHHHFASLDELKTEVIRYAVSSSVDRDLEAIKRLPPYEALLQMLLPSNLPDREFENRVWLSAADEMWRNESLKTVYCESMLGLTDLVERVLAQGQKDETFHLTLDKRHCAWKLIATSLTLSSYSYLGDKSLTLQAIDELVMNDIRLTLGMK, from the coding sequence ATGAGTTACCTGCCAAAAGATGAAAAACGCAAAGCCATCCTGGAGGCCACCCTTTCCCTGGTAGTATCCTGTGGCTTTGCCGGGATAACCGCCCGCAAGGTTGCCGAAGCAATGGGAGCCGCGACAGGCACCATCCACCACCACTTTGCCTCTCTGGATGAGTTGAAAACCGAAGTCATCCGTTATGCCGTGTCATCATCCGTTGACCGCGACCTGGAGGCCATTAAACGATTGCCCCCCTACGAAGCCCTGTTGCAGATGTTGCTACCATCAAATTTACCGGATCGGGAGTTTGAAAACCGCGTGTGGCTCAGTGCAGCCGATGAAATGTGGCGCAATGAATCCTTAAAAACCGTCTATTGTGAATCCATGCTCGGCCTGACAGACCTGGTTGAGAGAGTGTTAGCCCAGGGTCAAAAAGATGAGACCTTTCACCTCACGCTTGATAAACGACACTGCGCGTGGAAATTGATAGCTACCAGTCTCACCCTGTCCAGTTATTCTTATCTGGGTGATAAAAGCCTCACTCTTCAGGCAATAGATGAACTGGTGATGAATGATATCCGGCTAACGCTGGGGATGAAGTGA
- a CDS encoding ankyrin repeat domain-containing protein, translated as MKQLIQELHASARVERCDSPDDKNSSVKVRDCVDSNIQDDSQLPGDGGSYHTFNSNRRDGFNAHTRFGEPITHSVSPDQLKEFKSITLPVVVCHHLSKLPDGIEIFNDRQLIVCETPTTRLIRSPDCQCNTLFHGNTDIRELDTLLQNKNIDIHAKKVQYISQTSAYEPYDRVYWNSPPREDDPNILEHLRWYLSKEGVDINQPINQAQQTLLHQFCKASCHFWRYTQELYPQYPHSVVEFLLSRGASLIADRFGNTPLHIACQGNAVFKLIETLLEKVNGSPEILDAVNVYGKTALSEHLSIESSSGLATAILLLRAGASIDDPNNRYRFGPLCAMIERQLLSSEKINLLAHYGLAINKRTSEGILPFNEFVRVMDNDSFYRDAETLLYLIKSGLHLNRLDHAGQSLLAMCFSAYEEDSNDNSGSIRKLELCSYVLKAAYKYNFPGNTDILKGAITDALIETRAQDIGNLLTGYADVFYLIDNTIAVIADNLSEQNKMKLEMMLANARDTHCPDMSLLPFVYLPREPFARSCKDSFTPGMENMLNATRDDFISTEFMKSGLKYPLEYLKFIDRIDSDWEDSDSDDIKDYVEDDSIVHTDIRLYDWLFEHRFEALRQLLSSHDELHQTICTHKHSLVDNLSTENRERLDQLLMETVPVGEH; from the coding sequence TTGAAACAACTCATTCAGGAACTGCATGCGTCTGCCCGTGTTGAACGGTGTGATTCTCCAGACGATAAAAACAGTTCAGTAAAGGTTCGGGATTGTGTTGATTCGAATATTCAAGACGATTCACAATTGCCAGGCGATGGCGGTTCTTACCATACATTTAACAGCAACAGGCGAGATGGTTTTAATGCCCACACCCGCTTTGGAGAGCCTATCACGCATTCAGTCTCTCCTGACCAGCTCAAGGAGTTCAAGTCAATTACACTCCCCGTTGTGGTCTGTCATCACTTGTCAAAGCTGCCTGACGGTATAGAGATATTCAATGATCGTCAGTTGATTGTCTGCGAAACCCCCACTACACGGTTGATCCGTAGCCCTGATTGCCAGTGCAACACTCTGTTTCATGGCAATACTGACATTCGGGAATTGGATACGCTGTTACAGAACAAGAACATCGATATTCACGCGAAGAAAGTTCAGTATATAAGCCAAACTTCGGCGTATGAACCCTATGACAGAGTGTATTGGAATTCTCCACCACGAGAAGATGACCCAAATATACTGGAACATCTGCGCTGGTACCTGAGTAAAGAAGGTGTTGATATCAATCAACCCATCAACCAGGCGCAGCAAACCTTACTGCACCAGTTTTGCAAAGCAAGCTGCCATTTTTGGCGCTATACCCAAGAGCTGTATCCACAGTATCCCCATAGTGTGGTGGAATTCCTTTTGAGCCGCGGGGCCTCGCTGATCGCCGATCGCTTTGGTAACACGCCATTACACATTGCCTGTCAGGGTAATGCTGTCTTCAAGCTCATAGAGACGTTGCTGGAAAAGGTCAATGGCAGTCCGGAAATCCTTGACGCCGTTAACGTTTACGGTAAAACAGCCCTGTCTGAGCACTTGAGCATAGAATCATCATCAGGGCTTGCTACTGCAATTCTTCTATTACGGGCTGGGGCCAGTATCGACGATCCCAACAACCGGTACCGGTTTGGTCCGCTTTGTGCAATGATCGAACGTCAGCTGCTGAGCAGTGAAAAAATAAATTTACTTGCCCACTATGGCTTAGCTATCAATAAACGCACCAGTGAAGGAATACTCCCGTTCAATGAGTTTGTCAGAGTCATGGATAATGACAGTTTCTATCGTGATGCCGAGACGCTGCTCTACTTGATAAAATCAGGGTTGCACCTGAACCGTCTTGATCATGCTGGCCAATCATTGCTTGCCATGTGTTTCAGTGCTTATGAAGAAGATAGCAACGACAATAGCGGGTCTATTCGAAAGCTGGAATTATGTAGTTACGTCCTGAAAGCTGCCTATAAATACAATTTTCCCGGAAATACTGACATTCTGAAAGGTGCCATTACCGATGCGTTGATAGAAACGCGTGCGCAGGATATTGGCAACCTGTTAACAGGCTATGCCGATGTGTTTTATCTGATTGATAACACCATTGCCGTCATTGCCGACAACTTGAGTGAGCAAAATAAAATGAAACTGGAAATGATGCTGGCAAACGCCAGAGATACTCATTGTCCAGATATGAGTCTTCTCCCTTTCGTTTATCTGCCGCGCGAACCTTTTGCGCGCTCATGCAAAGACTCTTTCACACCCGGGATGGAAAACATGCTCAACGCAACAAGAGATGATTTTATCAGTACTGAATTCATGAAATCCGGATTAAAGTATCCTCTGGAATATTTAAAGTTCATAGATAGAATAGATAGTGATTGGGAAGATTCTGATTCTGATGATATCAAGGACTATGTAGAGGACGACTCTATTGTACATACGGATATCAGATTGTATGACTGGCTGTTTGAGCATCGTTTCGAAGCATTACGTCAACTGCTTTCGTCGCACGATGAACTTCATCAAACAATTTGTACACATAAACACAGTCTCGTGGATAATTTATCGACTGAAAATAGAGAGAGGCTCGATCAATTACTCATGGAAACGGTTCCAGTTGGTGAACATTAA
- the narL gene encoding two-component system response regulator NarL, with the protein MSEQTIDILLIDDHPLLRKGLAQLINEEDGLHVIAEAGSGQAGLEAAIKLEPDLILLDLNMKGMDGMETLKAMRAADVNSKVIVLTVSEHREDVAAMFRAGADGYLLKDMEPEDLLLQIGEAAHGKLVVDDRLAEVLASLLRPEQQHENRLELLTAKEREVLNLIAEGLANKMIGRKLSISEGTVKVHVKRLLKKLGVRSRVEAAVWVLRN; encoded by the coding sequence ATGAGTGAGCAAACCATCGATATTCTTTTGATTGATGATCACCCTTTGTTGCGCAAGGGCTTGGCCCAGTTAATCAATGAAGAAGACGGATTACATGTGATTGCCGAAGCGGGCAGTGGGCAGGCCGGACTGGAAGCAGCGATCAAACTGGAGCCTGACCTTATCCTGCTGGACCTGAATATGAAGGGCATGGATGGTATGGAGACACTCAAGGCGATGAGAGCTGCTGATGTGAATAGCAAGGTGATCGTGTTGACAGTTTCTGAGCACCGTGAGGATGTTGCAGCGATGTTCCGGGCCGGAGCCGATGGCTACCTGTTGAAAGATATGGAACCTGAGGACTTACTGCTTCAAATAGGTGAGGCTGCTCATGGCAAGCTGGTGGTGGATGACAGGCTGGCGGAAGTATTAGCGTCGTTGCTCAGGCCGGAGCAGCAACATGAGAACCGGCTGGAGCTGCTTACAGCCAAGGAGAGAGAAGTACTCAATCTGATTGCTGAAGGGCTGGCCAATAAAATGATTGGACGAAAACTGTCAATCAGTGAGGGAACAGTCAAAGTACATGTAAAACGGCTATTGAAGAAACTGGGTGTTCGTTCCCGGGTTGAGGCAGCGGTGTGGGTACTTAGAAATTAA
- a CDS encoding histidine kinase — translation MILQVRKIVLKNKSVSPFKRHSGAIQAPLEYRLCCSWDSFRAKREIMGKKRYMPLITGDVDLDQLVFGSEQEREKKCIGSLRQKALLVIAGICLLVLVSVGSSLWFALVTESDAAAINISGSLRMQSWRLAEHVLIPELTSQDTLDRLIDIYDNSINSEPLRKLLDDRGDLGEAYRRVASQWFVQMKPLLADPHGYEAFVYQVPEFVDRIDHMVNSLQLHTEQKLRQLFLTALFGLVGILFMALMTVRFINHHLLKPMDELGNAASLIQHGQFSGLGLNYQASNEIGNLTRTFRGMALELGNLYGHLEEKVEQQTQALAQSNHALELLYKASRNLATNPYDERLVASLVREWQELLDLEDCYLCLSDTEDSTRLQRIASDRKKPCAGEHCLDCLNKTVAIQVAEPGSWQFALLSKQHRFGFLQVTAGSATDLSEESQQWLQTFADIIATAIDQSRAKTHERRMLLMEERAVIARELHDSLAQALSYQKIQSLRLKRQLEKLEVQPQVMGILDELREGTNNAYAQLRELLRTFRLTLSEGGLEQALQKTLEEFSQRSPKIHFQLDYQLRFSSIDAHDQIHALQIVREALMNVVKHAKASEARVSCFITADGALAITVTDDGCGIEAKPSSHGHYGTAIMRERAASMGGILDIRTLSPRGTEVYLEFGRSEERTYE, via the coding sequence ATGATTCTTCAGGTCAGAAAAATAGTGTTAAAAAACAAGAGTGTCTCTCCATTCAAGCGCCATTCAGGCGCCATTCAGGCGCCATTAGAGTACAGGCTTTGCTGCTCGTGGGACTCTTTTCGGGCAAAACGGGAGATAATGGGAAAAAAGAGGTACATGCCATTAATTACAGGGGATGTTGATCTGGATCAATTAGTCTTTGGCTCTGAACAGGAGCGGGAAAAAAAATGTATTGGCTCGCTGCGGCAGAAAGCGCTGCTGGTAATAGCAGGCATCTGTCTTTTGGTACTGGTCAGTGTGGGCAGCTCGCTATGGTTTGCCCTGGTGACTGAGAGTGATGCGGCGGCGATCAATATCTCAGGGTCATTGCGAATGCAGTCCTGGCGACTGGCTGAACATGTATTGATTCCTGAGCTGACCAGCCAGGACACGCTGGACCGGTTAATAGATATCTACGACAACAGCATCAACAGCGAGCCACTGAGAAAATTACTGGATGATCGGGGCGACTTGGGAGAAGCCTATCGACGGGTGGCCAGCCAATGGTTTGTTCAAATGAAGCCATTGCTGGCTGATCCTCATGGCTATGAGGCTTTTGTTTACCAGGTGCCGGAGTTTGTTGATCGTATCGATCATATGGTCAACTCTCTTCAGCTGCATACCGAGCAGAAACTCCGGCAGCTGTTTTTAACAGCACTGTTTGGGCTGGTTGGTATTCTCTTCATGGCATTGATGACCGTCCGGTTTATTAATCATCATCTTCTCAAACCCATGGATGAGCTGGGAAACGCTGCAAGCCTTATTCAGCATGGTCAGTTCAGTGGGCTTGGTCTGAATTATCAGGCCAGTAATGAAATCGGAAACCTGACCCGAACCTTCCGTGGAATGGCGCTCGAACTGGGGAACCTGTATGGCCACCTGGAAGAAAAAGTTGAACAGCAGACGCAGGCATTGGCTCAGTCCAACCATGCCCTTGAGCTGTTGTACAAAGCTTCCAGAAACCTGGCAACCAATCCATACGACGAACGTCTGGTGGCTTCTTTGGTCAGAGAATGGCAAGAACTGCTCGATTTGGAGGACTGTTATCTGTGCCTTTCGGATACGGAAGACAGTACCCGTTTGCAGAGAATTGCCAGTGATCGCAAAAAGCCCTGCGCCGGAGAGCATTGTCTGGACTGTCTGAACAAAACAGTGGCAATTCAGGTGGCTGAACCAGGATCTTGGCAGTTTGCCCTGTTGTCCAAACAGCACCGCTTTGGCTTTTTGCAAGTAACCGCTGGTTCAGCCACTGATTTGTCCGAAGAGAGCCAGCAATGGCTGCAGACCTTTGCCGATATTATTGCTACGGCTATTGACCAGAGCCGTGCCAAAACCCATGAACGTCGCATGTTGTTGATGGAGGAGAGGGCGGTGATTGCCAGAGAGCTGCATGATTCATTGGCCCAGGCGCTGTCTTATCAGAAAATTCAGAGCTTGCGGCTTAAGCGACAATTAGAAAAACTGGAAGTTCAGCCACAAGTTATGGGGATTCTTGACGAGTTAAGGGAGGGTACCAATAATGCCTATGCCCAGTTACGGGAGCTGTTGAGAACCTTCCGGTTGACCTTGTCAGAGGGAGGCCTTGAACAGGCCCTGCAAAAGACGCTGGAAGAGTTCTCTCAGCGCTCACCGAAGATTCATTTTCAGCTGGATTATCAACTGCGCTTTTCCAGTATTGATGCCCATGACCAGATTCATGCCTTGCAGATTGTGCGGGAGGCGCTGATGAATGTGGTCAAACATGCGAAAGCCAGTGAGGCCCGGGTCAGCTGTTTTATAACCGCTGATGGTGCGCTGGCTATTACTGTGACTGACGACGGCTGTGGTATTGAGGCCAAACCTTCATCACATGGCCATTACGGCACAGCCATTATGCGTGAGCGTGCAGCCAGTATGGGTGGAATACTGGATATCAGGACGTTATCACCAAGGGGGACTGAAGTGTATCTGGAGTTCGGGCGATCTGAAGAGAGAACCTATGAGTGA
- the napF gene encoding ferredoxin-type protein NapF, translating into MNVNSEQTILITMGAGNLISRRRFLTGSRQEGPVFRPPWTPAETEFIDQCRRCDDCIAVCETGLLKKGSGGFPEADFSRAGCSFCAACSDACQYLVTQRNVIQNNVTEKTEGTPWNILATINSHCLAMNRVHCRTCQESCAASAISFTLQTGGVAIPGIDTDQCTGCGECVSQCPIKAIAMMSNSEQPSSETAPARGIYQ; encoded by the coding sequence ATGAACGTCAACTCAGAACAAACGATACTGATCACCATGGGGGCAGGCAACCTGATTTCACGACGTCGTTTCTTAACCGGCAGCCGACAGGAAGGTCCGGTTTTTCGTCCACCCTGGACGCCAGCAGAAACCGAATTTATCGACCAATGTCGTCGTTGTGATGACTGTATTGCTGTTTGTGAAACCGGACTTCTGAAAAAAGGCAGCGGTGGCTTTCCAGAGGCAGACTTTTCCCGGGCAGGCTGTTCATTCTGCGCAGCCTGCAGTGATGCCTGTCAGTACCTTGTAACTCAAAGAAACGTAATTCAAAACAACGTTACTGAAAAAACCGAAGGCACGCCCTGGAATATTCTGGCCACGATCAATTCGCACTGTCTGGCAATGAACCGGGTGCACTGCCGCACCTGTCAGGAATCCTGCGCAGCCAGCGCCATCAGTTTCACGCTACAAACTGGCGGTGTGGCCATTCCCGGCATCGATACCGACCAGTGTACCGGCTGTGGTGAGTGTGTCTCCCAGTGCCCGATAAAAGCCATTGCCATGATGTCAAATTCAGAACAACCATCTTCAGAAACAGCACCGGCCAGAGGGATTTATCAATGA
- a CDS encoding chaperone NapD gives MTQSAEICAISGVVVRALPGQLTDVTRQLEALPGVEVHACDPRGKLVVTVEELPGEKLMVDRLTEINAVAGVLSAALIYAHQE, from the coding sequence ATGACGCAATCTGCCGAAATCTGCGCCATCTCCGGCGTTGTCGTCCGGGCCCTGCCGGGCCAGTTAACCGACGTCACCCGGCAACTGGAGGCCCTGCCAGGTGTTGAGGTTCACGCCTGTGATCCCCGGGGGAAACTGGTGGTTACCGTTGAAGAGCTACCCGGTGAAAAACTGATGGTTGACCGGCTGACCGAGATTAATGCTGTGGCGGGAGTGTTGTCTGCTGCACTGATTTATGCGCATCAGGAGTAA
- a CDS encoding molybdopterin-dependent oxidoreductase has translation MDIKQTRRDFIKRSAIAATAAAAGVSTPAAATNLITSSKATEIKWDKAPCRFCGTGCSVLVGSKDGRIVATQGDPEAPVNRGLNCIQGYFLSKIMYGSDRLQTPLLRMKNGQFHKEGEFTPITWDQAFDIMADKWKAAIAKTRNTAEMPAVGMFGSGQWTVWEGYAAAKLMKAGFRSNHIDPNARHCMASAVVGFMRTFGMDEPMGCYDDFEQADAFVLWGANMAEMHPVLWSRLTDRRLSSDQVNVSVLSTFKHRSFELADIGMIFTPHTDLAIGNFIANYIIQNKAVDQDFVKKHTRFRSGVTDIGYGLRPDHPLEKQAKNPGNGGSEEITFDQFAAFVSEYTAEKTSTLSGVPVEQLEALAKLYADPKVLSLDHK, from the coding sequence ATGGATATAAAGCAAACTCGAAGGGACTTTATAAAGCGCAGCGCGATTGCTGCCACCGCAGCGGCTGCCGGAGTCAGTACACCAGCAGCGGCCACCAATCTGATAACCAGCAGTAAAGCAACAGAGATCAAGTGGGACAAAGCACCCTGCCGTTTCTGCGGTACCGGCTGCTCCGTTCTGGTAGGCAGCAAGGATGGCCGTATCGTCGCCACCCAGGGTGACCCGGAAGCACCGGTCAACCGTGGCCTTAACTGCATCCAAGGCTACTTCCTGTCCAAGATCATGTACGGCTCTGACCGTTTACAGACCCCCTTGCTGCGGATGAAAAATGGCCAGTTCCATAAAGAGGGTGAATTCACGCCCATCACCTGGGATCAGGCATTCGACATCATGGCTGACAAATGGAAAGCTGCCATTGCCAAAACCCGAAACACAGCCGAGATGCCCGCTGTCGGCATGTTTGGTTCCGGTCAGTGGACCGTCTGGGAAGGCTATGCTGCGGCAAAATTAATGAAAGCCGGTTTCCGCAGTAACCACATTGATCCCAACGCCCGTCACTGCATGGCATCCGCTGTCGTAGGCTTCATGCGTACCTTTGGCATGGATGAGCCAATGGGCTGTTATGACGATTTCGAACAAGCCGATGCATTTGTACTCTGGGGCGCCAATATGGCCGAGATGCACCCGGTGCTCTGGTCACGACTGACCGACCGTCGCCTCTCCAGTGACCAGGTCAATGTCTCCGTTCTGTCGACGTTCAAACACCGTTCCTTTGAACTGGCTGACATTGGCATGATATTTACCCCTCATACCGATCTGGCCATTGGTAACTTTATTGCCAATTACATCATCCAGAACAAGGCCGTTGACCAGGACTTCGTCAAAAAGCATACCCGTTTCCGCAGCGGTGTCACCGATATCGGCTACGGTCTTCGCCCGGACCACCCGTTGGAAAAGCAGGCCAAAAACCCCGGCAATGGTGGCTCTGAGGAGATTACCTTTGATCAATTTGCAGCCTTTGTCAGCGAATACACGGCAGAAAAAACCTCGACGCTGTCCGGTGTACCGGTAGAGCAGCTGGAAGCCCTGGCCAAATTGTATGCAGACCCCAAGGTCCTGTCTCTTGATCACAAATAG
- a CDS encoding ISNCY family transposase, which produces MRKKRNPQCSMELHYVPHEICSQLSGISQWLDAHPQFNDWIYEDLSSGDKQNTGRNGLSAESVLRAALLKQYLNCDYDYLSFVLMDSMLFRDFCRLEPNQRPSRSSLHGLISLLTASTWERINNCQLMTAKDQGIEKGRTVAIDSTVTESDIKPPCDSDLLASSVKEICRLLERGQTLTATPLYEYTHHNRAVKDAARKCIYAGKEERHQHYKKLLQLTRKSRKVLIEATVTLANARQQGQCLLADDADKWQADVDHLLPLVDAIVSQTERRVFKGEKVPAQEKVVSLYEPHTDIIVKDRRQVQYGHKLNLVQGKSRLILDLVIEEGNPADSDQFIPMMERQKEIYGRVPRQTSGDGGYACRANLEKAKAMGISDVAFNKKRGLEVEEMTKSQYVYKTLFRFRAGIEAGISWLKRCFGLSRCHCKGSERFDSHCWLSVVCYNLVILARHPAPS; this is translated from the coding sequence ATGCGCAAAAAACGCAACCCGCAGTGTAGTATGGAACTCCATTACGTACCTCATGAAATCTGCTCCCAGCTTTCCGGTATCTCGCAATGGCTTGACGCCCATCCACAGTTCAATGACTGGATTTATGAGGACTTAAGTTCTGGTGATAAACAGAACACTGGGCGGAACGGACTATCAGCAGAATCCGTTCTTCGTGCGGCACTCCTGAAACAGTATTTGAATTGTGATTATGACTACTTGTCGTTTGTTTTGATGGACTCCATGCTCTTTCGAGACTTTTGTCGCCTCGAACCAAACCAGCGCCCCAGTCGCTCCAGTTTGCATGGGCTCATCAGCCTTCTTACTGCATCTACATGGGAACGGATTAATAACTGTCAGCTAATGACCGCTAAAGATCAGGGTATTGAAAAAGGGCGCACTGTGGCTATTGACAGCACAGTCACCGAATCGGATATCAAACCTCCTTGCGACAGTGATCTTTTAGCCAGTTCCGTTAAAGAAATTTGTCGGCTGCTGGAACGGGGACAAACACTGACAGCGACACCGCTTTATGAATATACCCATCACAACCGAGCCGTAAAAGATGCGGCCAGAAAATGCATCTACGCTGGCAAAGAAGAGCGGCATCAGCATTATAAAAAACTGCTGCAGTTGACCCGAAAATCCCGGAAGGTACTTATCGAAGCTACTGTCACGCTAGCAAACGCCCGTCAGCAGGGGCAGTGTCTCCTGGCTGATGATGCCGACAAGTGGCAGGCCGATGTGGATCACCTGTTACCCCTGGTGGATGCAATAGTCTCCCAGACAGAGCGCAGGGTCTTTAAGGGTGAAAAGGTGCCAGCCCAGGAAAAAGTGGTTAGCCTGTATGAACCCCATACGGATATCATCGTAAAAGACAGGCGGCAAGTACAGTATGGCCATAAACTGAACCTGGTTCAGGGAAAAAGTCGATTGATCCTGGACCTGGTTATTGAGGAAGGTAACCCAGCGGATTCGGACCAATTCATTCCGATGATGGAAAGACAAAAAGAAATTTATGGTCGTGTACCTCGCCAGACAAGCGGTGACGGCGGATACGCGTGTCGCGCTAATTTGGAAAAAGCCAAGGCCATGGGAATCAGCGATGTAGCTTTTAATAAGAAGCGCGGACTTGAAGTCGAAGAGATGACTAAAAGTCAGTATGTGTATAAAACGCTCTTTCGCTTCCGGGCAGGTATTGAAGCGGGAATTTCGTGGCTAAAGAGATGTTTTGGGCTATCACGTTGCCACTGCAAGGGTTCTGAGCGTTTTGATTCTCATTGCTGGTTATCGGTGGTCTGTTACAACCTGGTGATTCTGGCCAGACACCCGGCACCATCCTGA
- a CDS encoding transposase: MKNDLIELYSDYLLSSSGKTTATGVSELLDNVYSHDQFTRLLSNNEFTSRDLWLYVKPVVRQVECSDGVLIFDDTIQEKQFSKENALNTWHFDHTKNRTVKGINLLNAHYHAGDASIPVAYKLIEKTILYTDLKTKKVRRYAEQTKNEMMREMLMICCHNQLMFRYVLADSWFCSNDNMMFIRHDCNKHFLMAMKSNRKVSLSLDDKLQGRSQRIDTVDFSYCSAPPHKSGIF, encoded by the coding sequence ATGAAAAATGATCTCATAGAACTTTATTCTGACTACCTGTTGTCGTCGTCTGGGAAGACCACTGCAACGGGAGTGTCAGAGCTTTTGGATAATGTCTACAGTCATGACCAATTCACCCGATTGCTTTCAAACAATGAGTTTACCAGTCGTGACTTATGGCTTTACGTTAAACCCGTCGTGCGACAGGTTGAGTGCAGTGATGGGGTTTTGATCTTTGACGATACGATTCAGGAAAAGCAGTTCAGCAAAGAGAATGCCCTGAACACCTGGCATTTTGATCATACAAAAAATCGCACCGTGAAAGGTATAAATCTGCTCAATGCACACTACCATGCCGGAGATGCGTCGATTCCTGTCGCCTATAAATTGATCGAGAAAACCATCCTGTACACCGACTTGAAGACAAAAAAGGTAAGACGATATGCAGAGCAAACCAAAAATGAAATGATGCGGGAGATGCTGATGATTTGCTGCCATAACCAGCTTATGTTCCGCTATGTCCTTGCAGATAGCTGGTTTTGCTCAAACGACAATATGATGTTTATTCGACACGACTGTAATAAACATTTCCTGATGGCGATGAAGTCAAACCGCAAGGTATCCCTCAGTCTGGACGACAAATTACAAGGCCGTTCACAGCGTATAGATACTGTTGATTTTTCGTACTGTTCAGCACCCCCACATAAATCTGGAATTTTCTGA